The sequence CGGGGTGTGCGGGGCTCGTCGGGCAAGTGCCGCGTACGGGTCAGGACTTGGCGGCGTCGCCGAAGGCCGGGACGACCGAGCCCTGGTAGGTGTCCTCGATGAACTTCTTGACCTCGTCGGAGTGGAGGAGCTTCACGAGCTTCTGGACGCGGGGGTCCTTCTCGTTGCCCTTCTTCACGGCGATGATGTTGGCGTACGGGTTGCCGTCGGACTTCTCCAGGACGAGGGCGTCCTTCGCCGGCTTGAGCTTGGCCTCGATGGCGTAGTTGCCGTTGATGACGGCGGCGTCCACGTCGTTCAGGGCGCGCGGGACCGTCGCGGCCTCCAGCTCCTTGAACTTGAGGCCCTTCTTGTCGGTGATGTCGCTCAGCTTGGCGCTGGTGCCGACGCCGTCCTTGAGGGTGATGAGGCCGTTCTGGGCGAGCAGCTGGAGCGCCCGGCCCTCGTTGGTGGTGTCGTTGGGGACGGCGATGGTCTGGCCGGACTTGATGCCGTCGAGGCCCTTGGCCTTCTGGGAGTAGAGGCCGAGGGGTTCCAGGTGGACGGTGCCGACGGAGACCAGGTGGGTGTCGTTCTTCTTGTTGAAGTCGTCCAGGTAGGGCTGGTGCTGGAAGAAGTTGGCGTCGACCTGGCCGGTCTCGGTGGCGGTGTTCGGCAGGACGTAGTCCGTGAACTCCTTGACCTCCAGCTTGAGGCCGGCCTTGTCGGCGAGGTTCTTCTTGACGAAGCCGAGGATGTCGGCGTGCGGCGTCGGGGACGCGGCGACGACGAGGGCCTTGGAGCTGTCGGCCGTACCGACGCTCTTGGAGGCCGGGTCGGAGTCGGTGCCGCAGGCGGTGAGGCCGAGGGCGAGGGCGGTGGTCGCGGCGGCCGCGGCGGTGATCTTGATGGTGTTACGCACGAAAAGTGCCTCTTTCAGGTGGTGATGGTGGTGCGCCCGGACAAGGAGTGCGGGCTTGAGGGGGAGGAGAAGTCAGGAGGTGCGGCCCCGGCGGGCCAGCAGGCGTACGGCGAGGTCGCCGATCAGCTGGACGAGGGTCACGATGACGATCAGCAGCGCGACGGTGATGAGCATGAAGCGGTTGTCGAAGCGCTGGAATCCGTAGGTGACGGCCTTGGAGCCGAGTCCTTCGCCGCCGACCGCGCCGGCCATCGCGGAGTAGCCGATGAGCACGATGACGGTGGTGGTGATGCCGGAGACGAGGGACGGCAGGGCCTGCGGAAGCAGGACCTTGCGGACGATCGTCGGGATGGATCCGCC is a genomic window of Streptomyces sp. NBC_00708 containing:
- a CDS encoding MetQ/NlpA family ABC transporter substrate-binding protein; translation: MRNTIKITAAAAATTALALGLTACGTDSDPASKSVGTADSSKALVVAASPTPHADILGFVKKNLADKAGLKLEVKEFTDYVLPNTATETGQVDANFFQHQPYLDDFNKKNDTHLVSVGTVHLEPLGLYSQKAKGLDGIKSGQTIAVPNDTTNEGRALQLLAQNGLITLKDGVGTSAKLSDITDKKGLKFKELEAATVPRALNDVDAAVINGNYAIEAKLKPAKDALVLEKSDGNPYANIIAVKKGNEKDPRVQKLVKLLHSDEVKKFIEDTYQGSVVPAFGDAAKS